One Brachyspira suanatina DNA segment encodes these proteins:
- a CDS encoding flavodoxin family protein, protein MKIAVIHGQNHKGSTYHAAKMLYDRLGGEVTEFFLPRDFSSFCVGCNNCFIKSETLCPHYDKLKPITDAMDNADIIILASPVYVYHVTGAMKAFLDHYGYRWIVHRPNESMFKKQAVCISTAAGGGMKNTCKDMSDSTFFWGVAKTYSYGFAVREVTWNNVKDEIKDSIARKMDLAAEKIKREYGKVNPSIKTKIFFKIIKSLHKKKNFTENDFNYWNDRGWLNNTVPWKN, encoded by the coding sequence ATGAAAATAGCAGTCATACATGGACAGAATCATAAAGGTTCAACATATCATGCAGCAAAAATGCTTTATGATAGATTGGGAGGAGAAGTTACAGAGTTTTTTCTTCCTAGAGATTTTAGCTCTTTTTGTGTAGGCTGTAATAATTGTTTTATAAAATCTGAAACTTTATGTCCTCATTATGATAAATTAAAACCTATTACAGATGCTATGGACAATGCTGACATAATAATATTAGCAAGTCCTGTGTATGTGTATCATGTAACAGGTGCTATGAAGGCTTTTTTAGATCATTATGGTTATAGATGGATAGTCCACAGACCAAATGAATCAATGTTCAAAAAACAGGCTGTATGTATTTCTACTGCTGCAGGTGGAGGAATGAAAAACACTTGTAAAGATATGTCTGATAGTACTTTCTTTTGGGGAGTAGCAAAAACATATAGTTATGGATTTGCAGTAAGAGAAGTTACTTGGAATAATGTTAAAGATGAAATAAAAGATTCTATTGCAAGAAAAATGGATTTAGCTGCAGAAAAAATAAAAAGGGAATATGGTAAAGTTAATCCTTCTATAAAAACAAAGATATTTTTTAAAATAATAAAATCATTGCATAAGAAGAAAAATTTCACTGAGAATGATTTTAATTATTGGAATGATAGAGGCTGGTTAAACAATACAGTACCTTGGAAAAATTAA
- a CDS encoding DUF342 domain-containing protein, which produces MAKEVTTQTLSIDPNNYEFYYDNLVNTREIYDQIVDVDSNDQNLYEELLKNYVRPGDAVLKSISKREGVKASKNVKFDKMTGLYKSTVYGYVFYDELKSVSIIPVINVADKWRGVMVLPPQKRQKKQLVLEEIQTIISQIPIKLMVNYDKITELVEYNLKYDEGVMCVFVEGRKPIDGNVQKVILDYDFTLDSGKESETGAIDFKERGFIHNIEAGIQIAHFMEEKPSIDGLDIYDVLMEAHHDDDPCYKLGKNVVVDPDGITIRSGIRGILSNHNNTLSVSTVAEIDKVDLSTGNIEVNGSLIIKDNVAPGFSIKTEGDIYVHGNIEDAYIECAGNLIVSGGIIGGPNSTIHVNGKMYSQFIRNANIICKGDVLSQQLVNAEIAGNDRVIVLEGKGVIIGGNVKALNGVWAKSIGSMSESKTTITVGRDAEADAEFKNIVATVKTNKEEMSKIKSLLGTEYFKNPKAFIQRIPPNKREGIKDILRRITNLVRETAQLEAKRDEMSAEFEKLSHSSITSMEGFFPGVTIYISSLRKYISKKISGTEYFYSKELRDISEKAPKLLPLEEYDFPREIKRD; this is translated from the coding sequence ATGGCTAAAGAAGTTACAACACAAACATTATCAATTGATCCTAATAATTATGAATTTTATTATGATAATCTTGTAAATACAAGAGAAATTTACGATCAAATTGTTGATGTTGATAGCAATGATCAAAATTTATATGAGGAACTTTTAAAAAATTATGTTCGTCCTGGAGATGCCGTATTAAAATCAATTTCAAAACGAGAAGGTGTAAAAGCTAGTAAGAATGTAAAATTTGATAAAATGACAGGACTTTATAAAAGTACTGTTTATGGATATGTATTTTATGATGAGCTTAAGTCTGTTTCTATTATTCCTGTTATCAATGTAGCTGATAAATGGAGAGGGGTAATGGTTCTTCCTCCTCAAAAGCGTCAGAAAAAACAGCTTGTACTTGAGGAAATACAAACTATTATATCCCAAATACCTATAAAATTAATGGTTAATTATGATAAAATAACTGAACTTGTAGAGTATAATTTGAAATATGATGAAGGTGTTATGTGTGTCTTTGTTGAAGGCAGAAAACCTATAGATGGTAACGTTCAAAAAGTTATACTTGACTATGATTTTACTTTGGACAGTGGAAAAGAATCAGAAACAGGTGCCATAGACTTTAAAGAAAGAGGATTCATTCATAATATAGAAGCAGGAATTCAAATAGCTCACTTCATGGAGGAAAAACCTTCTATTGATGGACTTGATATATATGATGTGTTAATGGAAGCTCATCATGATGATGATCCCTGCTATAAATTAGGAAAAAATGTTGTTGTTGATCCTGATGGTATTACTATTAGAAGCGGTATAAGAGGTATATTAAGCAATCACAATAATACTTTATCAGTAAGTACTGTAGCAGAAATAGATAAAGTAGATTTATCAACAGGTAATATAGAAGTTAATGGTTCTCTTATTATTAAAGATAATGTTGCTCCTGGATTTTCTATAAAAACAGAGGGCGATATATATGTACATGGTAATATTGAGGATGCATATATAGAATGTGCAGGTAATTTAATAGTTTCCGGCGGTATAATAGGAGGTCCTAACAGTACAATACATGTTAATGGAAAGATGTATTCTCAATTCATTAGAAATGCTAATATAATATGTAAAGGGGATGTATTATCTCAGCAGCTTGTTAATGCTGAAATAGCTGGAAATGACAGAGTTATTGTACTTGAAGGTAAAGGTGTTATTATTGGAGGAAATGTTAAGGCTTTGAATGGTGTCTGGGCTAAAAGTATTGGTTCTATGAGTGAATCAAAAACTACTATTACAGTTGGTAGAGATGCTGAAGCTGATGCAGAGTTTAAAAATATTGTTGCTACAGTTAAAACTAATAAAGAAGAGATGAGTAAGATTAAATCTCTTTTAGGTACAGAGTATTTTAAAAATCCAAAAGCATTTATACAGAGAATACCGCCTAATAAAAGAGAAGGAATAAAAGATATACTTAGAAGAATTACAAATCTTGTAAGAGAAACAGCTCAATTAGAGGCTAAAAGAGATGAAATGAGTGCTGAATTTGAAAAATTATCACATAGCAGCATCACTTCTATGGAAGGATTTTTCCCTGGAGTTACAATATATATTTCAAGTTTAAGAAAATATATATCTAAAAAGATTTCAGGAACAGAATATTTCTATTCAAAAGAACTTAGAGATATTTCAGAGAAAGCTCCTAAATTGCTTCCTTTAGAAGAGTATGATTTCCCTAGAGAGATAAAGAGAGATTAA
- a CDS encoding class I SAM-dependent methyltransferase yields the protein MENKECEFCGSTKSKVYIKTDLVSYNKCLNCGLIYQYPVLTQEEINDIYSDNYFEYEVANQENFFGLMKLAMKDIGFDKIESELPNKNVLDIGCATGMMLNYLKTKGYNAQGIEICSSSAEYARKNYGITVHEKPLLDVGFESDYFSFIHFSHVIEHVPNPADTLKEIYRILAKGGYLAITTPNADGMFAKKYGGAWRAVMPQHLWLFSKTTLSKYMKSIGFNIISDFSWGSIPIEKKPNKFIKTFFDKYVKLFNRGDVMLFLCKKV from the coding sequence GTGGAAAACAAAGAATGTGAATTTTGTGGTAGCACTAAGTCTAAAGTTTATATAAAAACAGATTTGGTAAGTTACAATAAATGTTTAAATTGCGGACTTATATATCAATATCCTGTTTTGACTCAGGAAGAAATAAATGATATATATAGTGATAATTATTTTGAATATGAGGTAGCCAATCAGGAAAATTTTTTTGGTCTTATGAAGCTTGCTATGAAAGATATAGGATTTGATAAAATAGAAAGCGAACTTCCTAATAAAAATGTTCTTGATATAGGCTGTGCTACAGGTATGATGTTAAATTATTTGAAGACTAAAGGTTATAATGCACAAGGTATTGAAATATGCTCATCATCTGCTGAGTATGCTAGAAAAAATTATGGTATAACAGTGCATGAAAAGCCTTTGCTTGATGTAGGATTTGAAAGTGATTATTTTTCTTTCATACATTTTTCACATGTCATAGAGCATGTTCCTAATCCTGCAGACACTCTTAAAGAAATTTACAGAATACTTGCAAAAGGTGGGTATTTAGCAATCACAACACCAAATGCTGATGGTATGTTTGCTAAAAAATATGGAGGAGCTTGGAGAGCTGTAATGCCACAGCATTTATGGCTATTTTCAAAGACAACATTGTCTAAATATATGAAAAGTATAGGTTTTAATATAATCAGTGATTTTTCTTGGGGTTCTATACCTATAGAGAAGAAGCCCAATAAATTTATTAAAACTTTTTTTGATAAATATGTTAAATTATTTAATAGAGGAGATGTTATGCTCTTCTTATGTAAAAAAGTTTGA
- a CDS encoding PASTA domain-containing protein has protein sequence MAKIKDFFNKIISFLKRIINKILPDGIITDPKSFLVFRRLILFAVLLFVLQAIVVTLIVFIVVKSGGESFELPDVQGKEIFEAFNLLEKEGMNLNVQTHYFDNYPLGTIVSQEPKGGVKVKRGRTVYLVVNVAEQALMKMPDVTGMKYDKALSIISNEVLNTMTNVNILPKVTITDDMYENDVVLSQIPAADEVVGVNTEIILTVNNK, from the coding sequence ATGGCTAAAATAAAAGACTTTTTTAATAAAATAATATCCTTTTTAAAAAGAATCATAAATAAAATTTTGCCTGATGGAATAATAACTGATCCTAAGTCATTTTTGGTATTTAGAAGATTGATACTTTTCGCTGTTTTGCTTTTTGTTTTACAAGCTATCGTTGTAACTTTAATAGTATTTATAGTTGTTAAATCTGGTGGTGAATCTTTTGAGCTTCCAGATGTTCAAGGAAAAGAAATATTTGAAGCATTTAATTTATTGGAAAAAGAGGGTATGAATCTCAATGTGCAGACACACTATTTTGATAATTATCCGTTGGGTACTATTGTAAGTCAGGAGCCTAAAGGTGGAGTAAAGGTTAAAAGAGGAAGAACTGTATATTTGGTAGTAAATGTTGCTGAACAAGCACTTATGAAGATGCCGGATGTTACAGGTATGAAGTATGATAAAGCTCTTAGTATAATTAGTAATGAGGTTTTAAATACTATGACAAATGTTAATATTCTGCCTAAAGTAACCATAACTGATGATATGTATGAAAATGATGTTGTATTATCACAAATTCCTGCTGCAGATGAAGTAGTAGGTGTTAATACTGAGATAATTTTAACAGTTAATAACAAATAA
- the fmt gene encoding methionyl-tRNA formyltransferase, with the protein MYNVIIAGSTDFTRDCILQLMELDNVNLNGVIAPIDTKKDRKGNIINSPVVEIALEKHLNLFQPESINKDDFYNILSDLSPDFLIVVAYGKILNKRTLSLPKIMPLNIHGSLLPVLRGASPVEHALLYGFEKSGTTLQKMDIKLDEGDIILQHEVNIDKDWKFNDLYDKIKESGVYLLKEFFKDTDKHISNMIKQDDSLATYCSKIKKEDGKLDFSKDALSLHNMTRAFVRWPTAYCFYKDVSIKVFSSEYVCKFENNTDFGKIVDVNNNGIYINALNGIYVIKELQREGKKRQTVKEFLCGNKLVVGEYFN; encoded by the coding sequence ATGTATAATGTTATAATAGCTGGTTCAACCGATTTTACAAGAGATTGTATCTTACAATTAATGGAATTAGATAATGTTAATCTTAATGGAGTAATAGCTCCTATAGATACTAAAAAAGATAGAAAGGGTAATATTATCAATTCGCCTGTAGTAGAAATTGCATTAGAGAAGCATCTTAATCTTTTTCAGCCTGAAAGCATAAATAAAGATGATTTCTATAATATTTTATCAGATTTATCCCCTGATTTTTTAATAGTGGTAGCTTATGGTAAGATTCTAAATAAAAGAACATTATCATTGCCTAAGATTATGCCTCTTAATATTCATGGATCTCTTTTGCCTGTACTTAGAGGTGCTAGCCCTGTTGAGCATGCTTTGCTTTATGGATTTGAAAAAAGCGGAACTACTTTACAAAAAATGGATATAAAATTAGATGAAGGCGATATTATACTTCAGCATGAGGTTAATATAGATAAAGATTGGAAGTTTAATGATTTATATGATAAAATAAAAGAAAGTGGTGTATATTTGCTTAAAGAGTTTTTTAAAGATACTGATAAGCATATATCTAATATGATAAAGCAAGATGATTCATTAGCTACATATTGCAGTAAGATAAAAAAAGAAGATGGAAAACTTGATTTTTCAAAGGATGCACTTAGTTTGCATAATATGACGAGAGCTTTTGTTAGATGGCCTACAGCTTACTGTTTTTACAAAGATGTTTCTATAAAAGTTTTTAGTAGTGAATATGTATGTAAATTTGAGAATAATACTGATTTTGGTAAGATAGTTGATGTTAATAATAATGGTATTTATATAAATGCTCTTAATGGAATATATGTTATAAAGGAACTTCAAAGAGAAGGAAAGAAAAGACAGACCGTTAAAGAGTTTTTATGTGGAAATAAACTAGTTGTTGGAGAATATTTTAATTAA
- a CDS encoding ankyrin repeat domain-containing protein, with the protein MENLDNNNNNNLINNNQDNSNNNLNSTIQKVDKAKEAEENKKYIFKVAVVACAIVFVLLVGAGILVGLFLFVKSKSDMEKMVINYEIYSEEIYKKKYGDSIVKEMVNNNGADVNETGDNNQSPLFYAVQNNNIKAVEFLIENKADAEIANDSGITPLILAISNNNTKIAELLIKEGKANVYGSYTGNDIAKYPMYYAVSQTNKTMIELLLKNSFDLKREPSLLSYAIANSDESIVRYLIDNGADINYKNADGTTVLYNAVLSLNPALVDYFVSKGAKIEDAGESDMYGNIIMAAAGSKFNNTSSSPVDLVLVQQKSADSAKVMSKIITNINKNTLNRLINGKNALIIASGNSYIDTVKVLLTNGADVNSADNDGWTSLMYAANNGDIELAKVLIENKANVNAKSYEEKTPLLYAMNSPIESSRNDMINLLIENKANINVEDSNGLSPLTVAVMNNDVELTKLLIANKANLSVVTKDGESLIEYAINNDNVDLLQILVEAGADINYAGISSYTPLMIASKSGAENIARILLTQKVDINAVDKYGDTALHIASEYSKLPIVRMLLEKKPNLNIQDQNGDTPLHKAVNSGSVDIVSELVLSGADVMVRNNRGNYPIDIARDNNNSAIFEILKEAEEKQNNN; encoded by the coding sequence ATGGAAAATTTGGATAATAATAACAATAATAATTTGATTAATAATAATCAAGATAATTCAAATAATAATTTAAATTCTACCATTCAAAAAGTGGATAAGGCTAAAGAAGCTGAAGAAAATAAAAAATATATATTTAAAGTAGCCGTAGTAGCTTGTGCTATTGTATTTGTACTTCTTGTAGGTGCTGGTATACTTGTAGGTTTGTTCTTATTTGTAAAGAGCAAATCTGATATGGAGAAAATGGTTATAAACTATGAAATATACAGTGAAGAAATATATAAGAAAAAGTATGGAGATAGTATTGTAAAAGAAATGGTTAATAATAATGGTGCTGATGTTAATGAAACAGGTGATAATAATCAAAGCCCATTATTTTATGCCGTACAAAATAATAATATAAAAGCTGTAGAATTTCTAATAGAAAATAAAGCTGATGCAGAAATAGCTAATGATTCAGGAATTACTCCTCTAATACTAGCTATAAGCAATAATAATACAAAAATTGCTGAACTTCTTATAAAAGAAGGTAAGGCAAATGTATACGGTTCTTATACAGGTAATGATATAGCAAAATATCCAATGTATTATGCTGTTTCTCAAACTAATAAAACTATGATAGAACTTCTATTAAAAAATTCATTTGATTTAAAAAGAGAACCTTCACTTTTAAGTTATGCAATTGCTAATAGTGATGAAAGCATAGTGCGTTATTTAATAGATAATGGAGCAGATATCAATTATAAGAATGCTGATGGAACTACTGTACTTTATAATGCAGTTTTATCGCTTAATCCTGCATTAGTAGATTATTTTGTATCTAAAGGTGCTAAAATAGAGGATGCTGGTGAAAGCGATATGTATGGAAATATAATAATGGCTGCAGCCGGCTCTAAATTCAATAATACAAGTTCATCTCCTGTTGATTTAGTATTAGTTCAGCAGAAATCAGCAGACAGTGCCAAAGTTATGAGTAAAATAATCACAAATATAAATAAAAATACTTTAAATAGACTCATCAATGGAAAAAATGCATTAATAATAGCTTCTGGAAATTCATACATAGATACTGTAAAAGTGCTTCTTACAAATGGAGCCGATGTAAATTCAGCTGATAATGACGGATGGACTTCTTTAATGTATGCTGCTAATAACGGTGATATTGAACTTGCTAAAGTTTTAATAGAAAATAAAGCCAATGTTAATGCTAAAAGCTATGAAGAAAAAACACCTCTTTTATATGCTATGAACAGCCCTATAGAATCAAGCAGAAATGATATGATAAATCTTTTAATAGAAAATAAGGCAAATATCAATGTGGAAGACAGTAATGGGCTTAGTCCTTTAACTGTTGCTGTTATGAATAATGATGTTGAGCTTACAAAGTTATTAATAGCTAATAAAGCTAATCTTTCAGTTGTAACTAAAGATGGAGAGAGTTTAATTGAATATGCTATTAATAATGATAATGTTGATTTACTTCAGATATTAGTAGAGGCAGGGGCTGATATAAACTATGCTGGTATATCAAGCTATACTCCTTTAATGATAGCTTCAAAAAGCGGAGCTGAAAATATAGCTAGAATCTTATTAACTCAGAAAGTAGATATTAATGCCGTTGATAAATATGGTGATACAGCTTTACATATAGCTTCTGAATATTCAAAGCTTCCTATTGTAAGAATGTTATTAGAAAAAAAGCCTAATCTTAATATACAAGATCAAAATGGAGATACTCCTTTACATAAAGCTGTTAATTCTGGAAGTGTTGATATAGTAAGCGAATTAGTATTATCTGGTGCTGATGTTATGGTTAGAAATAACAGAGGAAACTATCCTATAGATATAGCCAGAGATAATAATAACAGTGCTATATTTGAGATATTAAAAGAAGCCGAAGAAAAACAGAATAATAATTAA
- a CDS encoding ABC transporter substrate-binding protein, whose amino-acid sequence MKLNDKILYKFPILILFIILLSCSNSQEEIQHKEIDRGGALIDKIIYEVRTDMTIAIKDVADGRADLMASGIDGSTYLSLGESDLEKLDTYAVPSGSWSLLFNPVPNKAPYTVTTIDGKTHFNPLAIKEVRFAMNFLIDRKKLVDEILRGAGQPSFTQATPGQPGTYRYNLIPSKMGITENGNQEKALNDINKAMEKAANLPENRGKLVKENGWWKYNGEVVTIKFVIRVDDPTGRLPAGNAISDLIEKTGIKVEKLLYDRNKSTQVVYGSDPKDYGWNIITEAWGAGATRAWWDVTLRQMYVREGNYMPGANVAEFWNYDNKEASRISDKNSNGWFLTADEYWNGNMRLQEIGLEDAIRIYLNSQTQFFVANKERFNRRMLYGVGDGINDWSIRSADIKPNRNGEKVLRVLQHSAQGSLFISPWDPVGVGGFSDAYSAIMIGPCSDAGASFESPSTAKTEFILGDPDTNSLEIGVRAGNNGIPVGTVKVPRNAKMYNPYTQKWEEGLTVKVNDKGELVYTKSDNLTAYVKCDFKPKSFKWHHGIDSSLVDLMYGSVFIANIITKTNENDKYYDSAMAGRYLSAMDGAVGSVINEDGSFTVYGNYYWPMDMNRQIGIASVGPKIGNPNRNTVIPFEINEAIMKIVLEGSKSGNVYTISQDQSLTSIDVKNPTCVSDIKEKLIEMRDSQYIPAGIEDFITKEEAVKRYQSAIDFIDKYGHAYISNGPFFISRIDSKANYIELSAFKDYGYTAEYWIEKLSTKMSRIEDIDMPAIADRNNDMNIDIYVSSYNYPDNALEMPDPNTTVKILLQLPNGGEKEYNAVLENDVFKLTIPKEELSSLPRGNYIVVIESYIADETPYIETRNFVLQ is encoded by the coding sequence ATGAAATTGAATGATAAAATTTTATATAAATTTCCAATATTAATACTATTTATAATATTATTGTCATGTTCCAATAGTCAGGAAGAAATTCAACATAAAGAAATAGATAGAGGCGGTGCATTAATAGATAAAATAATATATGAAGTGAGAACAGATATGACAATAGCCATTAAAGATGTGGCAGACGGCAGAGCTGATTTAATGGCAAGCGGAATAGACGGAAGTACATATTTATCATTAGGCGAGAGTGATTTAGAAAAGCTCGATACTTATGCAGTACCTTCAGGTTCATGGTCATTATTATTTAACCCTGTACCAAATAAAGCCCCATATACAGTTACAACAATAGACGGAAAAACTCATTTTAATCCTTTAGCTATAAAAGAAGTAAGATTCGCTATGAATTTCTTAATTGATAGAAAAAAACTTGTTGATGAAATTTTAAGAGGAGCAGGACAGCCTTCATTTACACAAGCTACACCGGGACAGCCGGGTACTTACAGATATAATCTTATACCTTCAAAAATGGGTATTACAGAAAACGGCAATCAGGAAAAAGCTCTTAATGATATAAATAAAGCTATGGAGAAAGCAGCTAATCTTCCAGAGAATAGGGGGAAACTAGTAAAAGAAAATGGCTGGTGGAAATATAACGGAGAAGTAGTAACTATTAAATTTGTTATAAGGGTTGATGATCCTACAGGAAGACTTCCGGCAGGTAATGCAATATCCGATTTAATAGAGAAAACAGGAATAAAAGTTGAAAAATTATTATATGATAGAAATAAATCTACTCAAGTTGTATACGGTTCAGACCCAAAAGATTATGGATGGAATATTATAACAGAGGCTTGGGGGGCAGGTGCTACTCGTGCTTGGTGGGACGTTACATTAAGACAGATGTATGTAAGAGAAGGCAACTATATGCCTGGAGCTAATGTTGCAGAGTTTTGGAACTATGATAATAAAGAGGCTTCTAGGATAAGTGATAAAAATTCAAATGGCTGGTTTTTGACTGCAGATGAATATTGGAATGGTAATATGCGTTTGCAGGAAATAGGGCTTGAAGATGCTATCAGAATATATTTAAACTCTCAAACTCAGTTTTTTGTGGCAAATAAAGAAAGATTCAATAGAAGAATGCTTTATGGTGTAGGCGATGGTATAAATGATTGGTCTATAAGAAGTGCTGATATAAAACCAAACAGAAATGGTGAAAAAGTATTGAGAGTTCTTCAGCATTCCGCACAAGGTTCATTATTTATAAGTCCTTGGGATCCTGTAGGAGTTGGAGGATTTTCTGATGCTTATTCTGCTATAATGATAGGTCCTTGTTCTGATGCAGGTGCTTCATTTGAATCGCCTTCTACAGCAAAAACAGAATTCATACTTGGAGATCCTGATACTAATAGTTTAGAAATAGGAGTTAGAGCAGGAAATAATGGTATACCTGTTGGTACTGTAAAAGTTCCGCGAAATGCTAAAATGTACAATCCTTATACTCAAAAATGGGAAGAGGGTTTAACTGTTAAAGTTAATGATAAAGGCGAATTAGTTTATACAAAATCAGATAATCTTACTGCCTATGTAAAATGTGATTTCAAGCCTAAGAGTTTTAAATGGCATCATGGTATAGATTCATCTTTAGTTGATTTAATGTATGGAAGTGTATTCATCGCTAATATAATAACAAAAACTAATGAAAACGATAAATATTATGATTCTGCTATGGCTGGAAGATATCTTTCTGCTATGGACGGGGCTGTTGGAAGTGTAATCAATGAAGACGGAAGTTTTACTGTTTATGGAAATTATTATTGGCCTATGGATATGAATAGACAAATAGGTATTGCTTCAGTTGGTCCTAAAATAGGAAATCCTAATAGAAATACTGTTATTCCTTTCGAGATAAATGAAGCTATAATGAAAATTGTTCTTGAGGGTTCTAAATCTGGAAATGTTTATACTATTTCTCAGGATCAGTCTTTAACTTCTATAGATGTAAAAAATCCTACATGTGTATCTGACATAAAAGAGAAATTGATAGAAATGCGTGATTCTCAGTATATACCTGCCGGAATAGAAGATTTTATAACAAAAGAAGAAGCTGTTAAAAGATATCAGTCTGCTATTGATTTTATAGATAAATACGGACATGCTTATATATCAAATGGACCTTTCTTCATTTCAAGAATAGATTCTAAAGCTAATTATATAGAATTAAGTGCATTTAAAGATTATGGCTACACTGCTGAATATTGGATTGAAAAATTATCTACAAAAATGAGCAGAATAGAAGATATTGATATGCCTGCTATAGCAGATAGAAACAATGACATGAATATAGATATTTATGTTTCTTCATATAATTATCCGGATAATGCATTAGAGATGCCAGATCCTAATACAACAGTAAAAATATTGCTTCAATTACCTAATGGAGGCGAAAAGGAATATAATGCTGTTTTAGAAAATGATGTATTCAAACTCACTATACCAAAAGAAGAATTATCATCACTTCCTAGAGGAAATTATATTGTTGTTATAGAATCATATATTGCAGATGAGACACCTTATATAGAAACTAGGAATTTTGTATTACAATAG
- a CDS encoding ribonucleotide-diphosphate reductase subunit beta, with translation MKVIDIDKKPENEKIFFGDFGHYLRIDSVSHEVARKLKEASEGNTWFSKEVDYKSDKTRFSSLPQDAQRAFKLNIAYQTLMDSGVTSGFSSILNRIVTSSIWSILYARIAIEENIHAESYSYGLSEVFGHEATDTLDLVYNDEFVKHRMEKEVELFGNVDELCNLENSPATLDEKKQAVLKLLMGIYLLESVKFPFSFLVTFTINNNYDNAIAGFTKTIKLIAHDELNTHVPTGKNVMNILRKENDQGFTHLFKSGWFNDMAKAMTEFTVNEEIKWAKYLFDGYEVAGINSSVSEHFIKYWAGVRLRDLGVESQYNEKKSDIIDWFNSYRDINKQNAALQETTNTSYQKGALKNDL, from the coding sequence ATGAAAGTAATAGATATAGACAAAAAACCTGAAAATGAAAAAATATTTTTTGGAGATTTTGGACACTATTTAAGAATAGATTCCGTAAGTCATGAAGTGGCTAGAAAATTGAAAGAAGCTAGTGAGGGAAATACTTGGTTTTCAAAAGAAGTTGATTATAAATCTGATAAAACAAGATTCTCTTCATTGCCTCAAGATGCACAAAGAGCTTTCAAACTTAATATAGCATATCAAACTTTGATGGACAGCGGGGTTACATCAGGATTTTCATCAATATTGAACAGAATAGTTACAAGCTCAATATGGTCTATTTTATATGCAAGAATAGCTATAGAGGAAAATATACATGCTGAAAGTTATTCTTACGGACTTTCTGAAGTATTCGGACATGAAGCAACAGATACATTAGATTTAGTATACAATGATGAATTTGTCAAGCATAGAATGGAGAAAGAGGTAGAATTATTCGGAAATGTTGATGAACTATGTAATTTAGAAAATTCTCCGGCAACATTAGATGAAAAAAAACAGGCAGTATTAAAATTACTTATGGGGATATATTTGCTTGAAAGTGTGAAGTTTCCATTCTCTTTTCTTGTAACTTTCACAATTAATAATAATTATGACAATGCAATAGCAGGATTCACAAAGACTATTAAATTGATAGCACATGATGAATTAAATACACATGTACCTACTGGTAAAAATGTAATGAATATACTTAGAAAAGAAAATGATCAAGGTTTTACACATTTATTTAAAAGCGGTTGGTTTAATGATATGGCTAAAGCTATGACTGAATTTACTGTTAATGAAGAGATAAAATGGGCTAAATACCTTTTTGACGGATATGAGGTAGCAGGTATTAATTCTTCAGTAAGCGAACATTTTATTAAATATTGGGCAGGGGTTAGATTAAGAGATTTAGGAGTTGAATCTCAATATAATGAGAAAAAATCAGATATCATAGACTGGTTTAATAGCTATAGAGATATAAACAAGCAAAATGCTGCGTTACAGGAAACAACTAACACCTCTTATCAAAAAGGTGCTTTGAAAAACGATTTATAA